The Microcoleus sp. FACHB-831 region GCCAGAAGTTTAATCAGTTCTTTGAACAATGCCCCGTGCTTAAATCAGAGGAACCTGTGCGGACATCTAGATTAGTGTTGTGCGATCTAACAGCAAAAACTTTAAAACAGGGATTATCATTGCTAGGGATTCAAGTATTAGAGCGGATGTAAGTTTATATTCAGGTTGGATCAGGAATATATTCCTCGTAAACGTAGAGCGTTCCCGACCAATCCGCAAATACACGCTCGATAATAGTACGGACTTTCTTCCAAGATAAACCACCGTAACCAGAGCCAATACGGGGCATAGCAATTGTGGCGATCGCTTCTTCTTCTGCTTGCCGTTTCATCAATTCTAGCGATCGCTCAATGGCTTCGTAAGTGGCGCCAGTTCTCCCATAACTTTCTTGGGTGGCGAGATTAAAAACCCAAGGCAGCTCCTCGGACTTCCATAGCAGCACATCGCTAGGGTTGAACTGACGTGGTTTAGCGTGGCAAAGTTGGCGGTAATGCTCATACATTGCTGGATAGCGATCGCGGAATCCTACAGCGATTCCTGCTCCCATAGCCCCTTTGCAGTTACAACCGTGAGCTAGTGCCTGAGCCTTATACTCGTTAGCAAACAAATCCCCTGAAACGTAACGAATAGGCATACTGTTAACTCTATTAAGCATCTTTTACCATTTGCCAAAGGTGAAAGATTGGTGGAAAGCACTTGAACAGACGCATTCACCAGGGGAGCGATCGCGTCCGGCTGCTACAAATTTAATCGGAGACGCTTTTCCAAGGAATTGTTTTGTCTTGAGCAAGTAGGCGAGAAACCGCAGCAGCACCATAGCGGTTGAGATGGCTGGGATCGGCAAAATACCCATACTGGCGTAACCAAACGCGGCTCAGATCGCGGTATATAAAGTTATTTTCCCGCGCCATTCGCTGCATCTGCTGCTGAAACTGCTCCTCGTAACGTTGCCGCGTCGAGTCTAAATAGTCCTGTGTAAGGGGCAAGTTAACAAAAACTAACGGAATCCGGCGATCTTGTGTGAAAGCTACA contains the following coding sequences:
- a CDS encoding macro domain-containing protein; this translates as MPIRYVSGDLFANEYKAQALAHGCNCKGAMGAGIAVGFRDRYPAMYEHYRQLCHAKPRQFNPSDVLLWKSEELPWVFNLATQESYGRTGATYEAIERSLELMKRQAEEEAIATIAMPRIGSGYGGLSWKKVRTIIERVFADWSGTLYVYEEYIPDPT